In a genomic window of Erigeron canadensis isolate Cc75 chromosome 5, C_canadensis_v1, whole genome shotgun sequence:
- the LOC122601337 gene encoding uncharacterized protein LOC122601337 — MTSKDQSSHTLTEQDRNPPYHVKGKRQRMKNINRISCFTCREKGHVASICPQKGKSSRSRHSNYSSDRYVEDVDVQLRNNKGKHVEDRSTSVSPKKLSQSDSPERSGSPRNSRISTSNPTFTRDYKKKYFEDHTSRNTSSNVAKEHGKPRSVSTTKPSNGGQAHNKTQKRNSTPK, encoded by the coding sequence ATGACATCTAAAGATCAAAGTTCTCATACCTTGACTGAGCAAGATAGGAATCCACCTTACCATGTTAAGGGTAAAAGGCAGAGAATGAAAAATATTAATAGAATCTCTTGCTTCACTTGCCGGGAAAAGGGACATGTGGCAAGTATATGTCCTCAGAAGGGTAAATCAAGTAGATCAAGACATTCTAATTATTCAAGTGACAGATATGTCGAAGATGTGGATGTTCAGTTGAGAAATAATAAAGGTAAACATGTTGAAGATAGGTCAACGAGTGTTTCACCTAAAAAGCTTTCTCAAAGTGACTCACCCGAACGGAGTGGTTCACCTCGAAATAGTCGAATTAGTACTTCAAATCCAACATTTACAAGGGATTATAAGAAGAAATACTTTGAAGATCATACTTCTAGAAATACCTCAAGTAATGTTGCTAAGGAGCATGGAAAGCCAAGAAGTGTATCTACAACGAAACCTTCAAATGGTGGCCAAGCTCATAACAAGACTCAAAAGAGGAATTCCACTCCAAAATGA